In Deltaproteobacteria bacterium, one DNA window encodes the following:
- a CDS encoding ABC transporter permease, whose product MSMYRLILRRLAYLGLVIFGMSLITFTVSHIVPADPIRIIAGQRATKETIEIYRRQYGMDKPLPVQYMIYVKNLVRGDLGVSIISRRPVIEDLKDYFPATVELVGFAMFVTLVIGIPLGVRSAGKRGLLTDHCFRVFAVLGVSMPIFWLGLVNQFVFYGRLEILPIGGRLDVYTLPPKAFTGLYLIDSLIAGDMEVFWDALRHLVLPGATMAFGTLAVVTRMTRTSMLECLSQEYVRTAQAKGLNRFRVTYIHALKNAAIPILTVVGLQTGFLLAGDFLAETIFNWPGIGRYGVTAINNMDFPAIMGVTLLVSMVYVLVNLVVDLLYTLFDPRIKY is encoded by the coding sequence GTGTCCATGTACCGTTTGATTCTCAGAAGACTGGCATATCTGGGACTTGTGATTTTCGGGATGTCCCTGATTACATTTACGGTAAGCCACATCGTACCGGCCGACCCGATCAGGATCATTGCGGGCCAGCGGGCCACAAAGGAGACGATCGAAATCTACCGGAGGCAGTACGGAATGGACAAGCCTCTCCCGGTTCAGTACATGATATATGTCAAGAATCTCGTGAGAGGGGATCTGGGGGTGTCGATCATTTCCCGCAGGCCTGTCATTGAGGATCTCAAGGACTACTTCCCGGCAACCGTCGAACTGGTTGGATTTGCCATGTTCGTCACTCTTGTTATCGGAATTCCCCTGGGTGTGCGCTCAGCCGGCAAGAGAGGGCTTCTCACGGACCACTGCTTTCGCGTCTTTGCGGTCCTCGGAGTTTCCATGCCGATTTTCTGGCTGGGGCTGGTCAACCAGTTCGTCTTCTATGGAAGACTCGAGATCCTGCCCATCGGCGGGCGGTTGGATGTCTACACTCTTCCACCCAAGGCCTTCACGGGCCTTTATCTCATAGACAGTCTGATCGCAGGGGATATGGAGGTCTTTTGGGATGCCCTGAGACACCTTGTTCTGCCCGGAGCCACCATGGCCTTTGGCACTCTTGCCGTGGTCACCAGAATGACTCGTACGAGCATGCTGGAATGCCTGAGCCAGGAGTATGTTCGGACAGCCCAGGCAAAGGGGCTTAACAGGTTTCGGGTGACCTACATTCACGCCCTCAAGAACGCCGCCATCCCGATCCTTACAGTGGTCGGTCTCCAGACAGGATTCCTCCTGGCAGGGGACTTCCTGGCCGAAACGATCTTCAACTGGCCGGGCATCGGCAGGTACGGGGTGACGGCTATCAACAACATGGATTTCCCTGCAATCATGGGTGTGACCCTGCTCGTTTCCATGGTCTATGTGTTGGTCAATCTGGTCGTTGATCTTCTCTACACACTCTTTGACCCGCGGATCAAGTACTAG
- the hydA gene encoding dihydropyrimidinase has product MARVIISGGRVVCGTGTFKADLLVENEKIAAIGKAKGFGRADRTIDATGMIVLPGLIDVHVHFLEPFMGTVSLQDFFTGTRAAAFGGVTTVIDFAHQEKGKSLAEAIERRREQADGHVVIDYGLHVGVTDPTRATLSEVENVIKSGVPSFKVYTIYRDEGLMLDDGALLALLQETRRHGGLVIVHAENAFVTEYRQRVYLDHGKTSAPYHALSRPNVVEEEAIQRVALLARFAEAPFYIVHLSTREGVGIIGRNKAEGFPAFAETCTHYLCLTDEVYDRADGIHYIISPPLRKKQDMTALWEGLADGSLSVVSSDDISFSNEAKLMGKDSFDRVPNGMPGVELRLPVLFSEGFRKGRITLERLVEITSTNPSRLFGLFPQKGVIQVGSDADLVILDPTKEVVLGKDTLHMVADFCCLEGMKVRGYPVVTMSRGKVIVEDGRFLGKEGDGRFLERKIDLKGLRNLR; this is encoded by the coding sequence ATGGCAAGGGTGATCATTTCAGGAGGACGAGTTGTTTGCGGGACAGGGACGTTCAAGGCGGACCTTCTTGTTGAGAATGAGAAGATAGCGGCTATCGGCAAGGCCAAAGGTTTCGGCCGGGCGGACAGGACGATCGATGCGACCGGTATGATCGTCTTGCCCGGGCTCATCGACGTGCATGTTCATTTTCTGGAGCCCTTCATGGGAACGGTGAGCCTCCAGGATTTCTTCACCGGCACACGAGCCGCGGCCTTTGGGGGAGTGACCACGGTTATCGATTTTGCCCATCAGGAAAAGGGCAAGTCCCTCGCAGAGGCGATAGAGCGAAGAAGAGAACAGGCAGACGGACATGTGGTAATCGACTACGGGCTCCACGTTGGGGTGACAGACCCGACCCGGGCGACCCTTTCGGAGGTGGAGAATGTCATCAAGTCCGGTGTTCCCTCCTTCAAGGTCTATACAATCTATCGAGACGAGGGATTGATGCTGGACGATGGTGCTCTCCTCGCTCTCTTGCAGGAAACCCGGCGCCATGGGGGGCTGGTGATAGTGCATGCGGAGAACGCCTTTGTCACAGAATATCGCCAGCGGGTCTATCTTGACCACGGGAAGACCAGCGCTCCCTATCATGCCCTGAGTAGGCCCAATGTCGTCGAGGAGGAGGCGATCCAACGGGTGGCGCTCCTTGCCAGATTTGCAGAAGCGCCGTTCTATATCGTTCATCTCTCGACCCGTGAAGGCGTGGGGATCATCGGGAGAAACAAGGCAGAGGGGTTTCCAGCCTTCGCGGAAACCTGCACCCACTACCTTTGCCTGACAGACGAAGTATACGACCGGGCCGATGGGATTCACTATATCATCAGTCCCCCGCTCCGGAAGAAGCAGGACATGACGGCCCTGTGGGAGGGACTGGCAGACGGCTCTCTCTCGGTGGTGAGTTCCGACGACATTTCGTTCAGCAATGAAGCAAAGCTCATGGGAAAGGACTCCTTTGACCGGGTGCCCAATGGCATGCCGGGTGTGGAACTGAGGCTGCCTGTGCTTTTTTCCGAGGGCTTTCGGAAAGGGCGGATCACCCTGGAGCGACTGGTCGAGATTACAAGCACCAATCCGTCGCGTCTTTTCGGGCTCTTCCCCCAAAAGGGGGTCATACAGGTCGGAAGCGACGCCGATCTGGTGATCCTGGATCCGACAAAGGAGGTCGTTTTGGGGAAAGATACCCTCCATATGGTGGCGGACTTCTGCTGTCTGGAGGGTATGAAAGTGAGGGGCTACCCGGTAGTGACCATGTCCAGGGGGAAGGTCATCGTTGAGGATGGCCGGTTCCTTGGCAAAGAGGGGGACGGGAGATTTCTCGAGAGGAAGATCGATTTGAAGGGCCTGAGGAATCTGCGATGA
- a CDS encoding Zn-dependent hydrolase codes for MKPGKPGINLERLKRNLTELSRFGRQEEGGITRQSFGEADRQARAWLVDLIRDSGLRPGIDEAGNVFGRLGPDGPAVLAGSHIDTVPQGGRFDGALGVLAALECMQTIREKNLPIRRPLEVVAFSDEEGAYCSFLGSRALTGRLSPDELSRAENGEGHCLVDAMRKCGLDVTRVGLARREPGEILAYLELHIEQGPQLESCQVPLGIVRSIVGIASYWVTFTGEADHAGTTPLSMRKDAFLGAAEFSLAVHERIRSGSRGVVTVGNVLLSPGAFNIVPRVARLALEFRESSQERLKEMEEEILEIGGRIARERNLGFTAERVSWDPPVRLSRRVQRILRDEADALGYPYRLMDSGAGHDAQVLSLKTDAGMIFVPSLGGKSHCPEEDSRWEDIEKGAQLLLSALLHLANE; via the coding sequence ATGAAACCCGGCAAACCGGGAATCAACTTGGAAAGACTGAAACGGAACCTTACGGAACTCTCGCGTTTCGGCCGACAGGAAGAGGGCGGTATCACGAGGCAGTCTTTTGGTGAGGCGGATCGCCAGGCCAGGGCATGGCTGGTCGATCTTATCCGTGACTCAGGGCTTCGGCCGGGAATCGACGAGGCGGGAAATGTCTTCGGCAGACTGGGGCCCGATGGGCCGGCGGTCCTGGCCGGGTCTCACATAGACACCGTGCCGCAGGGGGGAAGATTCGATGGCGCCCTGGGCGTACTTGCCGCTCTGGAGTGCATGCAGACTATCCGCGAGAAGAACCTTCCCATCCGTCGTCCTCTGGAGGTGGTGGCCTTCTCCGACGAGGAAGGAGCGTATTGCAGTTTCTTGGGAAGCCGGGCCCTCACAGGACGACTGAGCCCGGACGAGCTGAGTCGAGCCGAGAATGGAGAGGGCCACTGTCTGGTGGATGCCATGAGAAAGTGCGGTCTCGACGTCACAAGGGTCGGCCTGGCTCGGAGAGAGCCGGGCGAGATCCTCGCCTACCTGGAACTTCATATCGAGCAGGGGCCGCAACTCGAGTCCTGTCAGGTGCCGCTGGGAATTGTCCGGTCCATCGTCGGAATCGCGTCGTACTGGGTCACTTTTACCGGAGAGGCTGACCATGCCGGAACCACACCTCTTTCGATGAGGAAGGATGCTTTCTTGGGAGCGGCTGAGTTCTCCCTGGCCGTGCATGAGCGCATCCGTTCCGGCTCGAGAGGTGTCGTCACCGTGGGCAACGTTCTGCTCTCTCCCGGTGCCTTCAATATCGTGCCTCGCGTGGCACGGTTGGCTCTGGAATTCAGGGAGTCTTCCCAGGAACGGCTGAAAGAGATGGAGGAGGAGATTCTGGAAATCGGAGGCCGCATCGCCCGGGAGAGAAACCTGGGGTTCACGGCAGAAAGGGTCTCCTGGGACCCGCCGGTCCGGCTAAGCCGGCGCGTCCAGCGCATCCTGAGAGACGAGGCCGACGCCCTTGGGTACCCTTACCGGCTCATGGACAGCGGTGCCGGTCACGACGCACAGGTTCTCTCCCTGAAGACAGACGCAGGAATGATCTTTGTCCCGAGTCTTGGAGGGAAGAGTCACTGCCCCGAAGAGGACTCCAGGTGGGAAGATATCGAGAAGGGAGCCCAACTGCTCCTTTCGGCTCTGCTTCACCTGGCCAACGAATAA
- a CDS encoding ABC transporter permease, producing MDLLEQNSQIDEWEAEAGLSPAGGFHALHRSLSRHPLALVGLVMIVILLAAAVFAPVIAGYDPYHIVPEERLAPPSSRHLFGTDDMGRDIFSRVVYGARLSLTAALVVLAIASSVGVLIGSIAGYWGGRVDEVLMRLTDMFLAFPAMILAMCIASALGPSLINAMIAISVVWWPWYARLIRGQILSLKNKEFVEAARALGASNTRILWKYILPNCTAPLIVQGTLDIGYAILTTASLSFIGVGAVPPTPEWGSMISIGRSYILVQWWYPTFPGLAIFFAVAGFNLLGDGLRDIFDPRLNV from the coding sequence ATGGACTTGCTGGAGCAGAATTCTCAGATCGATGAGTGGGAAGCCGAGGCCGGCCTGAGCCCTGCCGGAGGTTTCCATGCGCTCCACCGGAGCCTTTCGAGGCACCCCCTTGCCCTGGTGGGCCTGGTCATGATCGTGATTTTACTCGCTGCCGCGGTTTTCGCTCCTGTAATCGCGGGTTATGATCCATACCACATCGTTCCTGAGGAGCGCCTGGCCCCCCCGAGCAGCCGTCATCTCTTTGGAACCGATGACATGGGACGGGATATTTTCAGCCGCGTGGTCTACGGTGCACGGCTCTCTCTGACGGCCGCCCTGGTCGTCCTGGCCATTGCATCGAGCGTGGGCGTTCTCATCGGCTCGATAGCCGGCTACTGGGGGGGGAGGGTGGACGAAGTCCTCATGCGCTTGACGGACATGTTTCTGGCATTCCCGGCCATGATTCTCGCCATGTGTATCGCCTCTGCCCTTGGTCCGAGTCTGATCAATGCGATGATCGCCATCTCCGTGGTTTGGTGGCCCTGGTATGCCAGACTGATAAGGGGACAGATCCTTTCGCTCAAGAACAAGGAGTTTGTCGAGGCTGCGAGGGCGCTCGGTGCCAGCAACACACGGATTCTGTGGAAGTATATTCTCCCCAACTGCACCGCACCTTTGATCGTGCAGGGAACACTGGACATCGGCTATGCCATATTGACTACGGCGAGCCTTTCTTTCATCGGTGTGGGAGCCGTCCCCCCCACGCCCGAGTGGGGCTCCATGATCTCCATAGGGAGGAGTTATATCCTCGTGCAGTGGTGGTATCCCACATTTCCAGGTCTCGCCATCTTTTTTGCGGTGGCCGGATTCAACCTGCTGGGTGACGGGCTCAGAGACATCTTTGACCCCCGCCTAAACGTGTAA
- a CDS encoding ABC transporter ATP-binding protein has translation MSDSVRPGEDSLLNVENLRTYFFTSQGTARAVDGVSFHVGDGEALGIVGESGCGKSVTALSILRLIPDPPGRIVGGRVLFQGEDLLECPENRMQKIRGHRLSMIFQEPMTSLNPVFTVGFQLAEMFRFHLGLGSREARERSIEMLRLVNIPSPEKRIHEYPYELSGGMRQRVMIAMALCCNPRLVIADEPTTAVDVTIQAQILELMMELREKFSMAIILITHDLGIVANTVERILVMYAGQVVEEGDVYAIFENPLHPYTRGLLKAVPVIDRGGSSVERRLYEIKGVVPSLYRLPAGCNFYPRCERREDRCKEEKPEIREVDQGHRVRCFYPR, from the coding sequence ATGAGTGATTCGGTCAGGCCGGGAGAAGATTCGCTCCTCAACGTGGAGAATCTGAGGACCTACTTTTTCACCTCCCAAGGCACGGCCAGGGCGGTGGACGGGGTCAGCTTCCATGTCGGAGACGGGGAAGCCCTGGGGATCGTCGGTGAATCAGGATGTGGTAAGTCCGTCACTGCCCTTTCGATCCTGAGGCTGATTCCTGATCCACCGGGCAGGATCGTAGGAGGCCGGGTCCTGTTCCAGGGAGAGGACCTGCTCGAGTGCCCGGAGAACCGAATGCAGAAGATCAGGGGGCATCGGCTCTCAATGATCTTTCAAGAACCCATGACCTCCCTCAACCCGGTCTTTACGGTGGGGTTTCAACTCGCCGAGATGTTCAGGTTCCACCTCGGGCTGGGAAGCAGAGAGGCAAGGGAGAGATCCATCGAGATGCTGCGGCTGGTGAACATTCCCTCACCCGAGAAGAGGATCCATGAATACCCCTACGAGCTCAGTGGAGGCATGCGCCAGAGGGTCATGATCGCCATGGCCCTGTGCTGCAATCCCCGGTTGGTTATTGCAGACGAGCCCACAACGGCCGTGGATGTGACGATCCAGGCCCAGATTCTGGAGCTCATGATGGAGCTCAGGGAGAAGTTTTCCATGGCCATCATTCTCATCACCCACGATCTCGGCATCGTGGCGAACACGGTGGAACGGATTCTGGTCATGTATGCGGGTCAGGTCGTGGAAGAGGGGGATGTATATGCGATATTCGAAAACCCCCTCCATCCGTACACGCGGGGGCTCCTCAAGGCGGTCCCGGTGATCGATAGGGGGGGGAGTTCAGTCGAAAGGCGGCTCTATGAGATCAAGGGTGTTGTCCCGAGCCTCTACAGACTCCCGGCCGGCTGTAATTTCTATCCGAGGTGCGAAAGACGAGAGGATCGTTGCAAGGAGGAGAAACCCGAGATCAGGGAGGTCGACCAGGGCCACCGGGTCCGCTGCTTTTACCCCCGGTAG
- a CDS encoding aspartate aminotransferase family protein codes for MDLSSEKIKELDTKYVAQIFPHPKPVVALEGKGCILKTADGREYLDLMSGVAVASTGHSHPKVVEAICDQARQVIHANCFGNYAYGVQAELCQMIVERAPKGGRLETVFLCNSGAEAIEGAIKLAVKATGRKRLIYFNRAFHGRTYMTLSVSSKRLYKDPFEPLYPWTIEVPFNDIETTRGVMNDDVAAILVEPIQGEGGIRPCRDDFLPALRDLAHEFGALLIVDEVQTGFGRTGQWFASEHYGVAGDVMTVAKGIASGMPLGGFISSRELMDTFRDPPMAHCSTFGGNPVCCAAAVATIKVIEEENLLENARERGGELVRGMEELRRKYPDLIKEIRGRGLLTAMELIRDDDTGAFVTKVKELGATVGWTMNAGATIRVAPPLVITKEQVAQALDIFDRAFANLKR; via the coding sequence ATGGACCTGAGTTCAGAGAAGATCAAGGAACTTGATACGAAGTACGTGGCACAGATCTTTCCCCACCCCAAGCCCGTGGTGGCGCTGGAAGGCAAGGGGTGCATTCTCAAGACCGCCGACGGCAGGGAGTATCTCGATCTGATGAGTGGAGTGGCTGTGGCCTCCACCGGGCATTCACATCCGAAGGTGGTTGAAGCCATCTGCGATCAGGCACGGCAAGTCATCCATGCCAACTGCTTCGGCAATTACGCCTACGGTGTTCAAGCCGAGCTCTGTCAGATGATCGTGGAGCGTGCCCCCAAGGGCGGCCGACTCGAGACGGTCTTTTTGTGCAACAGCGGCGCGGAGGCTATCGAGGGGGCCATCAAGCTCGCTGTCAAGGCCACGGGCCGCAAGAGATTGATCTATTTCAATCGTGCCTTTCACGGGCGGACCTACATGACACTGTCGGTGAGCTCAAAGCGACTGTATAAGGATCCTTTTGAGCCGCTGTACCCCTGGACGATTGAAGTGCCCTTCAACGACATCGAGACCACACGGGGGGTCATGAACGACGACGTAGCCGCGATCCTTGTCGAACCGATCCAGGGCGAGGGTGGCATCCGCCCGTGTAGGGATGACTTCCTGCCCGCTTTGCGCGACCTGGCACATGAGTTCGGGGCACTGTTGATTGTGGACGAGGTACAGACGGGGTTCGGGCGGACCGGCCAATGGTTTGCCTCCGAACATTACGGAGTGGCCGGTGACGTCATGACCGTGGCCAAGGGGATAGCCTCGGGCATGCCCCTGGGAGGGTTCATTTCTTCCCGTGAGTTGATGGACACCTTCAGGGACCCGCCCATGGCCCACTGTTCCACCTTTGGAGGCAATCCGGTCTGCTGTGCTGCCGCCGTTGCGACCATCAAGGTCATAGAGGAAGAGAATCTGTTGGAGAACGCCAGGGAACGGGGGGGCGAGCTTGTCCGCGGGATGGAGGAGTTGCGGCGGAAATACCCGGATCTGATCAAGGAGATCCGGGGCCGTGGACTGCTGACGGCCATGGAGCTCATCAGGGATGATGATACCGGGGCATTTGTGACCAAGGTCAAGGAACTGGGGGCCACGGTGGGCTGGACGATGAATGCCGGTGCCACAATACGCGTGGCACCTCCCCTGGTTATTACCAAGGAACAGGTTGCCCAGGCGCTCGACATCTTCGATCGGGCCTTCGCTAATCTGAAGAGATAG
- a CDS encoding spermine/spermidine synthase, whose amino-acid sequence MGTKMREVLERRYTKRGEIQLQRRDGGIYEIIYNGTFLMASYNNRSEKVLARSALERLRPKTDGYQILVGGLGMGFTLQEALSSPRVSRVSVTEIEEAVIHWNQQYFQDLNGKVLEDPRTVLIHSDLFDFLNETEERFDAVLIDVDNGPGWLVLEKNRRLYTEQGLRRIRDVLTPNGVVSTWVEKEDREYWRRLNSVFHQAEKIKVRESSPAKGESLIYVAIASG is encoded by the coding sequence ATGGGTACTAAGATGCGTGAGGTCCTGGAACGGCGTTACACGAAGAGGGGTGAGATCCAGCTCCAGCGGCGAGACGGGGGCATCTACGAGATTATCTACAACGGCACCTTCCTCATGGCCTCTTACAATAACCGTTCGGAGAAGGTCCTCGCCAGGTCTGCTCTTGAGCGCCTCCGGCCCAAGACAGATGGATACCAGATCCTCGTAGGGGGGCTGGGAATGGGCTTCACCCTCCAGGAGGCACTCTCTTCTCCACGGGTTTCACGGGTCTCTGTCACCGAGATCGAGGAAGCCGTCATCCATTGGAACCAGCAGTACTTTCAAGACCTCAACGGCAAGGTTCTCGAAGATCCACGGACGGTCTTGATTCATTCCGATCTTTTCGACTTCCTCAACGAGACCGAGGAGAGATTCGACGCCGTCCTCATCGACGTTGACAACGGGCCGGGCTGGCTTGTCCTTGAAAAGAACAGGAGGCTCTACACGGAGCAGGGCCTCCGGAGGATCAGAGACGTCCTCACGCCCAACGGGGTCGTCTCCACTTGGGTGGAAAAGGAAGACAGGGAATACTGGAGAAGACTCAACTCCGTCTTCCATCAGGCCGAGAAGATCAAGGTCAGGGAGAGTTCCCCGGCCAAGGGGGAGAGCCTCATCTACGTCGCAATCGCCAGTGGATAG
- a CDS encoding dipeptide ABC transporter ATP-binding protein — translation MNTALLEVRGLKKYFPIRSGLLSRVSGYVFAVDGVDLVIHRGETLGLVGESGCGKSTLGRAILRLTEPTAGEVLFEGTSVLGLDKEALKGMRRNFQIIFQDPFSSLNPRMTVEEIVGDALTIHGIRDKNEREERVAAILRKVGLRREHLKRYPHEFSGGQRQRIGIARALVLEPKLLVCDEPLSALDVSIQAQIINMLMDLQQSMNLSYLFIAHDLSVVEHISTRVAVMYLGKIVELAEKRDLYASPRHPYTQALLSAVPVANPRVKPRRIMLHGDVPTPIAPPPGCRFHPRCGSRMEVCAREEPRLREISRDHFVACHRG, via the coding sequence TTGAATACGGCACTCCTGGAAGTCAGAGGGCTCAAGAAGTATTTCCCCATTCGGTCAGGCCTGCTCTCCAGGGTTTCCGGATACGTATTTGCCGTAGACGGTGTGGATCTCGTCATTCACAGGGGAGAGACCCTCGGACTGGTCGGGGAGAGCGGATGCGGAAAGTCGACCCTCGGCCGGGCCATCCTCAGGCTTACCGAGCCTACAGCCGGTGAAGTGCTTTTTGAGGGCACCAGCGTCCTGGGTCTGGATAAAGAAGCCTTGAAAGGTATGAGACGCAATTTCCAGATCATCTTTCAGGACCCGTTTTCGTCACTGAACCCCAGGATGACGGTCGAGGAGATCGTAGGAGACGCGCTGACCATTCACGGTATCCGGGATAAGAATGAGAGAGAAGAGAGGGTGGCGGCGATCCTCAGAAAGGTGGGCCTCCGGAGAGAACACCTGAAGCGCTATCCCCACGAGTTCAGCGGGGGTCAACGCCAGAGAATCGGTATTGCCAGGGCTCTGGTTCTGGAGCCGAAACTCCTCGTTTGCGATGAACCCCTTTCTGCATTGGATGTCTCGATCCAGGCCCAGATCATCAATATGCTCATGGACCTCCAACAGAGCATGAATCTTTCCTATCTTTTCATAGCCCACGACCTGAGCGTGGTGGAACACATCAGCACCCGGGTTGCCGTCATGTATCTGGGAAAGATCGTAGAATTGGCGGAGAAACGCGACCTCTATGCTTCGCCCAGACATCCTTACACGCAGGCTCTTCTTTCTGCGGTGCCAGTTGCAAATCCCCGGGTCAAGCCCCGCAGAATCATGCTCCACGGAGATGTCCCAACCCCCATAGCTCCTCCCCCGGGGTGCCGATTCCATCCGCGGTGCGGAAGCAGGATGGAGGTCTGCGCCCGCGAAGAGCCGAGGTTGCGTGAGATCAGCCGTGATCATTTTGTAGCCTGCCATCGCGGGTAG
- a CDS encoding aspartate/glutamate racemase family protein has product MRILIVNPNTTSEMTASIGEAARRYARPDTEIVALNPDRGPVSIEGYFDEVVAAEATVELLAEHGGRFDAYVIACFGDPGLFAAREILDAPVIGIAEAAMLTACMLGYRFSILDVLARSRPQLEDLLDRYGLRQRCASIRTLEMTVLETQAKSEEVRNRLVEEAKRAVEQDRAEVILLGCAGMAGLDRTIGRALGVPVLDGVVCAVKMAEALVDYGVATSKITAFKYPEPKTFRNCSATIVSVGQGLGPARKEGG; this is encoded by the coding sequence ATGCGTATCCTGATCGTAAATCCAAACACGACCTCTGAGATGACCGCGTCCATCGGAGAGGCTGCAAGGCGCTATGCCCGGCCTGACACGGAAATCGTCGCCCTGAACCCTGATAGGGGACCAGTGAGCATCGAGGGTTACTTCGATGAGGTGGTTGCTGCCGAAGCGACAGTCGAACTCCTGGCCGAGCACGGCGGGAGATTCGATGCTTACGTCATCGCCTGTTTCGGCGATCCGGGGCTGTTTGCGGCCCGGGAGATTCTGGACGCCCCTGTCATAGGGATTGCCGAGGCCGCCATGCTGACCGCTTGTATGCTCGGGTACCGGTTCAGCATTTTGGACGTTCTTGCCCGGTCGCGGCCGCAACTCGAGGATCTGCTGGATCGATATGGGTTGAGACAGCGTTGTGCCTCTATCAGGACATTGGAGATGACGGTGCTGGAAACACAGGCCAAGTCCGAAGAGGTTCGCAACCGTCTGGTCGAGGAGGCAAAAAGGGCGGTGGAACAGGATCGGGCCGAGGTGATTCTCTTGGGGTGTGCCGGAATGGCCGGACTCGACAGAACTATCGGCAGGGCCCTGGGTGTTCCTGTTCTCGACGGTGTGGTGTGTGCGGTGAAGATGGCCGAGGCCTTGGTCGACTACGGCGTCGCCACCAGCAAGATCACCGCGTTCAAATATCCCGAGCCAAAGACATTCAGGAATTGTTCGGCCACGATCGTCTCGGTGGGTCAGGGGCTCGGGCCTGCCCGGAAAGAGGGGGGCTGA